The DNA segment CCATCGCCGTCTGGACCAATCCGTGGCACCACCTGTTCTGGATCGACCAGTCCGTGGTGATCGTCGACGGACTGGCGGTGATGGATCCGGTGTTCGGACCGCTGTTCTGGGTACAGGTCGTCTTCAGTTACGCGCTCATCGCCATCTCGGCCAGCCTCCTGCTGAGACTCATCTACCAGTCCGACTATCTCTACGCCGACCAGTCCGTGTTACTGATCGTCGGCATCGCCGCCCCGCTCGCGATGAACATGATCGATATCGTCGGTGTACTTCCACAGCCCGGCGTGGATTACACGCCCCACGCGTTCACCGTAACGGGCCTCGCCTTCGGGTACGCACTGTTTCGTCGCCAGCTGTTCGACCTCGTGCCGGCGACCCGGCAACTGGGTCGTCACGCGGCGATCCGTCAACTGGACGACGGCGTCGTAATCGTCGACACCGAACACCGGATCGTCTACTGCAACGCTTCCGCCGGCGATGTCATCGGCGCCGACCCTGCGGACCTCCTCGGCGTCAACGTCAGAGCCGTCGTCGACGATTCGCGAATCGACTTCGGGCCCGCTGACGCCCTCGCCGAGATAGACCGCGACGATCGCACCTACGAGGTCCGAACGTCCCCGATAACGGACCGCCGCGACCGCCTCATCGGACACACGCTCGTCGTCCACGACGTCACCGCACGAATCGACCGGGAACGGCGACTCGCGGCCCAGCGCGACGAACTCGAGACCGTTAGCGACCTGAACACGGTCCTCCGCGGGGTCAACCGGGGGCTCGTCTCTGCGACGAGCCGAGACGAGATCGAGCGAACGGTCTGTGAAGAGGTAGCCGACGCCGACCTCTACCGGACCGCGTGCATCGGCGACGTGGCGACGTGGACTGGCGACGCCGACCGCTGGTTCGTCGCCGGCGACCACGAGGTCGATTCGGCTCCACTCGCGATCGACGGCGACGAATTCGAGGATGACGACGACGGACGTGTCGACGTCTCGTCTGAGCCGATAGTGCGAGCCGATCACGTCGACGAGGTGGACGGGACGTGGATCGTCGTTCCGCTCGCCTACGGCCGTACGGTCTACGGCGCGCTCGGATTGCACACGAACCGACCGTCAGTCAGCGATCGGGAACGGTCCGTCCTCGCAGAGCTCGGCGAAACCGTCGGTCACGCGATCAACGCGGTGGAGAGTCGCCTGCTCCTCACGGCGGACGCCGTGATCGAACTCGAACTCCAGTGTACGGACGAAGCAGACCCGTTCGTGGCCACGGCCTCCGAACTATCGTGTACGCTCGAGATCGTCGGTATCGTTCCCGGACAGGGGTCGGGTATCGTCGCCTACGTCGGCGTGGACGGCGCCGATACTGCCGACGTAGCCGACGCGTTGGGAACGACAGAGACTGGCCGCGTCCGGACGATAAAGGAGGGGAGCGACGGGCTTCTCGAATGGACCGTGACCGGTGGCGCGCTGTTGCAATCGCTTTACGCACACGGTGCACACGTCGACGCGGCGAGAGCCGACGGTGACACGGCGACGTACGAACTCGCGGTCGCCTCCGAGTCGGACGTGAGAGTCATGCTCGATCACGTCTCCCAGGAATTCCCGTCGACCCGTGTGCTGTCGAAACGCGAACGATCCGGTCCGGTCGATCGCCCCGAGGCGATCGGGGGGAACATCCTACAGGACCTGACCGATCGACAGCGAGAGGCCGTCGAGGCCGCCTACCGCGCGGGCTACTTCAACTGGCCTCGCGATTCGAACGCCGAAGAAGTCGCCGAGACACTCGACATCTCCTCGGCGACGTTGCATGGACACCTCCGGAAGGCTCAGCACTCGATACTGACCGACATATTCAGCGACGAGTCTTCGAACCGGTGAGGCGAGACGGACGGCGATCGACGGGCCTGGAATCCGAATCGAGACACCGAACGCGGTATCGACACCCGATCGGACGACGAGCAGCCAGGCCGTGACGATTACTCGACCACGAGTGACCGACCTGCGAGGATTGTGACCACGAGACCGACAGCGGAGAGACCGAGATACTGGAGCGGGGCACCGTCCTCGACGAGGTACGCGGTGCTGGGATCGTCCGGCTGGACGTACGCGGTCACGGTCTCGCCCTCCGCGTAGTTCTCGAGGAAGTGGGTGGCGGGTTCGGGTGTGTTTCCCTCCGGAACGCACCCCGAACCCGCACCTGGGCAGAGGGTATCGCTCGTGTACACCTGCCCGCCGTAGGAATACTCGTACTCGACGCGTGGTCGGTACTCGTCGTCAGTCCTGTCGTTCGGCGCATCTCCGGGTTCGGCGTCGTACACCTCGCTCGTGAGGACGGTCGCCTCCACCGATTCGGCGCCCCAGGTCGCCTGTTGATCACTGACGAAGAGGGCGGCTCCGGCGACGATAAGCAGGATGCCGAAGACCACCGGGACGAGTGTGTCGAGTGTGTCACTCACGGACGTCACCACACCTGAGTCGCCCTCTCGACGACGCCTGTCTCGACGGTCGCCGGAGTCGAAGCCGTCGACCCGATCGGTTCGGCCGTTCGCGTGTGGTAGTGAGTGAACGATCCATTCTCGAACGGTTACGAATGCTACGAGAACCGTCGACCCGATCGTCCATCCTGGAGTACCGTGCTACCGGCTGAAACGCGGCCATCCGTTCCCCACATTTCGCTCACCAAATCACCGCGAGAGAGCCGAATACGAGCAACAGCGCGCCGACGAACCCGACGATGCCCGCCATCCCGTAGGCGAGGTACGCGCCGATCGTTCCGCCCGTTCGCGCCTGTGCGCGTCCCACGCCAGAGACGATGAACAGGTCCGGCTCCGCTCCGCCCGCGATCGCGACGTCGTCACCGTCCCAGTCCGCCCGGTCGACCGCTTCGCCGAGGACGTACACGTCTTCGCCCGGGTGGATCGAGCCCTGTTCGTAGCGCCGATCGTAGTCACGCCACCGATTCGTATCGCCGATCGAGATCGACTCGGCCGTCGCGGCGTCGGGATCGTCGGCCAGGTCCGCCACGTCGGGAACGGTACGCCCCCGCTCGATGACCGTGTTATCGTCGAGTCTGTAATCGGCCTCGTCCGGCGTGTCGACGAGCACCGACCCGGTCTCGTCCTCGACGCGGAACGGAACGGCGTGACTCGCCTCGTGGAGTACCTGTCGCTCGACGTGTTCGTCGTCGGGGCCGGCCGTATCGACAGGGTCGTCTTTCGCGACCACCCTCGACTGGCTCACCAGGGCCACTTCGCCCGTCAACTCGGTCGTCACCGTTCCGTCACCCTCCTCGATGCGGGCGGTCCCCTCGATGGCGACCGTCGAACCCGGTTCGAGCGACCCGATATCGGAGACGTCGGTGTTGGCGATTCGATCGGACTGCATGCGGTAGAACCGCCCCTTGTCGTAGAGGCCGTACGCCACGCCAACCATGACGAGCCCGAAGGCGGGCATCATGAGTGCGACAGGATCGACCATCGCTACGAACCCCCGGGGGTCGCCAGAGCGCGTTCGATCTCCGACGCTATCGACCGGCAGCGTCCCGGCGTCGTGGTTCGTGGGGACAGTCGTGCGCTCGTCCGCGAGCGCGTCGTCCGTCCGACCGTTCGCTTCGACTCGTTTCTCCCGTTTCGACGTACAGACACGGCAAACACACTCGACCGGGGGGCTATATGACGCGACCCTAGGTGGCTAGGGAAGATCGAGCGGCCCCGGCATACACACGAGTGAGTTCGGGACCCGAGAAGCGAGTGCAGTTTCGGGCGCCTAGGGGATGGTCGATAGAGCCGATGCGCTCGCCACGGTGTTCGAATCCAACAGGATGGACGTCATCACGGACGCACTCCGCGAGTACCTTCAAGCGGTCATGCACGACGACGAAATCAAACAGGAGATCGCCGGTGCGTACTACGACGACGACCTCACCTTCGACCAGTTGACGGAACTCCTGGGACACGAAGAAGCCGCGAACCATCGCGTGCTCAAAACGCAACTGAGCGAGGCGTTCATCGACGACGCGGCGGAGGAGTTGGCCGACCCGTAGATGTCGGTACTCGTTGCCGATACGTCCTTATATTTCCTATTTGGGGTCTCACACCCCATGCAAAATTTGCTCTGGAATGGTACCCTATTTACTCATGAGAGATTCTATAAATTCGCGGTTGCTCGGTATATCCCGATCCGACTTCATATAATTGTAATATTCCTCATTGAAACGAGTTACCGCGTTATCTCTCCCATCAGATTGGGAGATTCTGTTAGTGGACTCGGCAAACAATTCAGCAAACTGAATACAGTTCTCGGTCGCATCTAGAGATTCGGTAACGATATTACGAGCTTTTGTCGGTAATCCAGATTCATACTCGGAAAGCCGGGAGAACGTTTCCTTGGCATCCCTGAATTCACCTAAAGAGAGTGTAAACATATCACCAGATTTAGAATACATGTCAGAATCAAATTTCTCTCTTCCCAATTCTACGATCTCATTTCCCTGTACGAATTGTTGATAACCATCTTCGTACTTTTCAGCCAATTTTTTCTGGTTATGTGTTAATTTCTTTCGGTCGAAAAATCCCAGACAACCTGAAAGAGTGACAGGGCACGTTACGGAAATGATGGAGAGGCAATATCTACGGTTGTATGTATCCATAATTCTATGTGATAACCTAAAGTGTGGTATCTCAGGGGTATACGATTGTAGTTCCAGTCACCAGCTATATTGTTAGTCAATCAAACCATCTGTTGCTTCATCCTTTGTAATCTGCCATTTCCCTGGGCTGAATACACCACCAAATTCTACACCTGCAGGACCTGCACCACCAGATATAGATTCAACTATTAACGCAACCCAACATATATCTTTCGAAAATTTAGGACGATATATCAACGAAGGTCTCAAACGATAGTGATGGATTTACCACTTACTTACCGATCTGTACAGTAGATACGGAGATACATTTCGCTTCAAATCCGTCATGGAATGTAGTTTCGTGGTCGAATCCAAACCGTGACGGTGATCGCCTCATATTCGCCAGGCTCAACTCATAGTGAAATCCCTTCCCTACGCCTATTCCTCGCAGAATAGTCACGATCGGGGTCGAACCGCGAGAACTCGCTTCGCTCGTTCTCTGGGCTCGAACCGCCGGAGATATGTGCCGCTCGCGAATTGCTCGCGGCAGAGTAGTCCCGGGCGGATTCGAACCGCGAGAGCTCGCTTCGCTCGCTCTCTGGGCTCGAACCGCTGGAGATATGCGCCGCTCGCGAATTGCTCGCGGCAGAATAGTCCCGGGCGGATTCGAACCGCCGTCAGCGGCTTACTTCCGCCGTGGGGAAAACCCCACCAGCGTCCAAAGGCCGCTATGATTGGCCACTACACCACGGGACTCCGTCCGCATCACTTGGATACCCGCCGGCGGGATAATAGTGTTACTTTTCGACCGGGAGATCGCGGCCGTGCGTCGACTCCCGATCCCAGCTATCGAAGAAATCTATCGTGGGAAGGCAAGACACGATTGATTTCTGAGAGAGATTCTAGCCCCACGCAGCTATCACAGAGAGGAACGCAACCGTCCCTACGAAGGCAAAATCCGCGCGGTGAGAGTTAGATATAAGTAACTATTCCTCGTAACCCAATTCGGAAGCCGTCGTCTCCATCGATTGCCGCCAGGGGACGTGCGCGAAAATGTCCCGGGTGCTAGCACACCCGAGACGGTGGCTTCCAACCCGCGAAGGCCGAAGCCATGATTCGCTACCCACCCGCGAGACATAAACCCCTCGCACGAGCGCTCAAGTGCTCGGAATCGGTAGCCTCGCGTTTCGACGCCGTTCTCCGGCGCAGCCATCACCATCGACCGTTGGATTGGGGGGATCCATCACCGCTGGGTGGCGACCGTCCGAGACGGCCATCCGGAACGCTCGGGTGACCGATCGGGACGAGTCCGGCATCGGCTCGAGCGGACATCGTGTGCGAACGCTTCCGGTCGCGACGACTCCGACCGCGGACCGGTCCGCGGTCGGCTTCGTGACAGACCGTGCGCGAATCCGGCTCGACGGCGCGATAGAGCTATATGTCACTGGTCGGAACGGGTTCGCATGGCACGGAGCCGTTCCGAGGACGACGATGACGGTGGGCCATCGTGGGTGGACTACGTCCTCGAACTCCTGTCGATCCTGTGGCCGTGAACGGCTATCGGCTCAATGTGGAACGTGACAGGGCATGCCAGCCTGAACGCCAGCAATAGCAACTGTGGCCAGCGGTATTTCTATATGTGTGTTGACAGTTTCATACACCGTGGTCGACACGAACGCCCGTGGAACAATGTACAGTCACCGACAGGGGAGCAGGCTCACCGGTATGGATTATCTGGGCTTTCCAATCGAGTAATTCCATCGACAGCGTCGAAATCGTCGTCGAACGAGTACATGAATTCAACCTCCTCGCGTTCCATGTAGGCGACGATCGATGCATCACCGAACGAGAGTCCCTCGTACGTCTCGAAGAGTTCGAGCCCCCGAACGTAATCTTTCTGCGCTGCATGCTGGATCTCGAATCCAGCAGACTCACTGAGACGATCATACGTCTCCCCGGCTAACCGGTGATGACGTTTTCGGTGGATCCAGTTTAACGTTTCCAATACGACATAGTTCGTCACACAGCCGATCGGAAGTTCGCCCCGATCCATACCGCGGACGATTTCCATCGCCGCCTCGTGATGCGTATCCTGTGAATCAGCCATACCGACGAGAACGGCAGTATC comes from the Halovivax cerinus genome and includes:
- a CDS encoding histidine kinase N-terminal 7TM domain-containing protein, which translates into the protein MLLVVSTLTNAGLAVYAIRNRQEPGAIPFGLLMCSLVVWSGTYAVGLLTADPYWRMLVLRIMWLGLTTLYVWLFLFALSYTGNGDLLTRRSLALVFVIPAVITIAVWTNPWHHLFWIDQSVVIVDGLAVMDPVFGPLFWVQVVFSYALIAISASLLLRLIYQSDYLYADQSVLLIVGIAAPLAMNMIDIVGVLPQPGVDYTPHAFTVTGLAFGYALFRRQLFDLVPATRQLGRHAAIRQLDDGVVIVDTEHRIVYCNASAGDVIGADPADLLGVNVRAVVDDSRIDFGPADALAEIDRDDRTYEVRTSPITDRRDRLIGHTLVVHDVTARIDRERRLAAQRDELETVSDLNTVLRGVNRGLVSATSRDEIERTVCEEVADADLYRTACIGDVATWTGDADRWFVAGDHEVDSAPLAIDGDEFEDDDDGRVDVSSEPIVRADHVDEVDGTWIVVPLAYGRTVYGALGLHTNRPSVSDRERSVLAELGETVGHAINAVESRLLLTADAVIELELQCTDEADPFVATASELSCTLEIVGIVPGQGSGIVAYVGVDGADTADVADALGTTETGRVRTIKEGSDGLLEWTVTGGALLQSLYAHGAHVDAARADGDTATYELAVASESDVRVMLDHVSQEFPSTRVLSKRERSGPVDRPEAIGGNILQDLTDRQREAVEAAYRAGYFNWPRDSNAEEVAETLDISSATLHGHLRKAQHSILTDIFSDESSNR
- a CDS encoding DUF3592 domain-containing protein, producing the protein MSDTLDTLVPVVFGILLIVAGAALFVSDQQATWGAESVEATVLTSEVYDAEPGDAPNDRTDDEYRPRVEYEYSYGGQVYTSDTLCPGAGSGCVPEGNTPEPATHFLENYAEGETVTAYVQPDDPSTAYLVEDGAPLQYLGLSAVGLVVTILAGRSLVVE
- a CDS encoding type II toxin-antitoxin system VapC family toxin; its protein translation is MAVAVVDTAVLVGMADSQDTHHEAAMEIVRGMDRGELPIGCVTNYVVLETLNWIHRKRHHRLAGETYDRLSESAGFEIQHAAQKDYVRGLELFETYEGLSFGDASIVAYMEREEVEFMYSFDDDFDAVDGITRLESPDNPYR